Genomic DNA from Arthrobacter sp. B1I2:
CGGCGGAAGAGGCCGTAGCGTGCTGCCAGCCCTGCCAGGCACCCGATGAGCGCGGCGCCCGCGGCGAACGGAAGCACCGTGGGGTTGAAGAAGGACCAGACAATGCTGCTGAGCGCGCCCGTGGCGGCACCGGCGGCCGGTCCTGCCAGGACGGCGATCAGCACCGTGCCGATGGCGTCGAGGTAGAAGGGAACCAGGGTGCTGCCGACGAACTGGCCGAGCACGATGTTCAGGACCAGTGCCACCGGGATCAGCACCAGGGTGGATGCCGGCAGCGTGGGCAGGACGGCGATGATCAGCAGGACCGCGCCTGCCAGGAAGCCGGTGAGGGCGATCAGGGCCGATGCGCTGCCCGGGCCTCCGGTAATGTCTGCCGGCTGGTTGAGCACCAGGTAGACGTAGGTTGCGGCGATGGCCAGGGCGCCAAGGATCTCCAGCACCCGGCGGCGGGCTGCGGGGCGTTCCTGGGACGGAAGCGTCAAAGAGGACGATGACATGGGGAATGTTCCTTTGGGGGCAGGCAGGTTGCCCGGCAGTACCGGGACGAAGGATGGCTGCCTATGTCACCTCGGCAGCAGCCGGCGGCAACTGCGCCGGGCCGGACGTGGCCCATTCTACCGGCCATCCACCTCCCACGGCCCACCCTCCGGCAGTGGACTTCTTTGCCTCACCCGCCTTTATCCCACCTGCTTAATCCCGCCCGCCTTATCCCACCCGGCGGGCCAGGCGCCCCACGGCGGACACCAGTTCGCGGAAAGCCTGCTCCGGTTTGTTGCCGGAAACCACTCTGGCGTTGGGGGGTGTGCCCCAGAGCCCGCGGAAGTCGGCCACGGTGGTTCCCGCCAGGAGCGGAGAATCCGTTTCGACGTCCACGGTGGCGGTGCGGGCCGTGTACTCGAGGGTGCCGGCGGCGACTCCTGCGGCGAAGAAGTCGTGGACGTGGGCCAGGTACCCCTGGTCATAGAGCCGGTGGAACTCGAAATAGAAGCGCAGGGCATCTGACAGGTGCCGGATGAGTGTGTTGTCGGAGGTGCTCCGCAGGCCCTCGGGCTGTTCGGGGAG
This window encodes:
- a CDS encoding ECF transporter S component — translated: MSSSSLTLPSQERPAARRRVLEILGALAIAATYVYLVLNQPADITGGPGSASALIALTGFLAGAVLLIIAVLPTLPASTLVLIPVALVLNIVLGQFVGSTLVPFYLDAIGTVLIAVLAGPAAGAATGALSSIVWSFFNPTVLPFAAGAALIGCLAGLAARYGLFRRFYLAPVAGFVTGIIAGVVSAPVAAFVFGGTSGVATGAIVSAFRAMGDTLLAAITKQALLSDPMDKAIVFTIVAILVYALPRRSRGQFPFLRRHRVLAGQTPAGGPVQSSAQGPVQGNAQDSARNG